The Streptomyces sp. NBC_01244 genome contains a region encoding:
- a CDS encoding DinB family protein, giving the protein MVTHVPAESYGDERGALLSFVEAQRGALRRSVLGLSPEQAASRPSASELSLGGLLKHVAECELNWLRMAQQRVNEKERTQETWGDSFKLLDGESVEEILAFWDGVSAELAEFIASVPSMDDTFPLPPAPWFPKDGKVSMRWLLLHLVEEDARHAGHADVIRESLDGKTAFELVALASGQTWHAG; this is encoded by the coding sequence ATGGTCACTCACGTCCCGGCGGAGTCGTACGGTGACGAGCGCGGCGCGCTCCTGAGCTTCGTCGAGGCCCAGCGCGGGGCCCTGCGCCGCTCGGTCCTCGGCCTGAGCCCGGAGCAGGCCGCGAGCCGGCCCAGCGCGAGCGAGCTGTCCCTGGGCGGCCTGCTCAAGCACGTGGCCGAGTGCGAGCTGAACTGGCTGCGCATGGCGCAGCAGCGGGTCAACGAGAAGGAGCGGACCCAGGAGACCTGGGGCGACAGCTTCAAGCTCCTTGACGGCGAGTCGGTCGAGGAGATCCTCGCCTTCTGGGACGGGGTCTCGGCGGAGCTCGCGGAGTTCATCGCGTCCGTCCCGAGCATGGACGACACCTTCCCGCTGCCCCCGGCGCCCTGGTTCCCCAAGGACGGCAAGGTCTCGATGCGCTGGCTGCTCCTGCACCTGGTCGAGGAGGACGCCCGGCACGCCGGCCACGCGGACGTCATCCGCGAGTCCCTCGACGGCAAGACCGCCTTCGAGCTGGTGGCCCTGGCCTCCGGCCAGACCTGGCACGCGGGCTGA
- the tatA gene encoding Sec-independent protein translocase subunit TatA: protein MLRNGLEPWHIAIVVLVCLMLFGSKRLPEMARGLGRSARILKAEARALREEDPAAPAPTER from the coding sequence ATGCTCAGGAACGGCCTGGAGCCCTGGCACATCGCCATCGTCGTGCTCGTCTGCCTGATGCTGTTCGGCTCGAAGAGGCTGCCCGAGATGGCCCGCGGGCTGGGCAGGTCCGCCCGCATCCTGAAGGCGGAGGCCCGTGCGCTGCGCGAGGAGGACCCCGCCGCGCCGGCCCCCACCGAGCGCTGA
- a CDS encoding winged helix-turn-helix transcriptional regulator, with translation MSAGHTEVTDPRPGPRPGPGPGLAPGPVVSCDDDCGIRDVLDRLGDKWSVLVVVQLAAGALRFNALQRSLEGVSQRMLTLTVRRLERDGLVRRTVHPTVPPQVEYELTALGHSLTHLVKGLADWSLAHRPQIEAARAAWDGEKAEQAGMPS, from the coding sequence ATGTCAGCAGGGCACACGGAAGTAACCGACCCCCGCCCCGGCCCCCGCCCCGGCCCCGGCCCCGGTCTCGCCCCCGGCCCCGTCGTCAGCTGCGACGACGACTGCGGGATCCGCGACGTCCTCGACCGGCTCGGCGACAAGTGGTCGGTCCTCGTCGTCGTCCAGCTCGCCGCCGGCGCCCTGCGCTTCAACGCCCTGCAGCGGTCCCTGGAGGGCGTCTCCCAGCGGATGCTGACCCTCACCGTCCGACGCCTGGAGCGCGACGGACTCGTCCGGCGGACCGTCCATCCGACCGTGCCGCCGCAGGTCGAGTACGAGCTGACCGCGCTCGGCCACAGCCTGACCCACCTCGTGAAGGGCCTCGCCGACTGGTCCCTCGCCCACCGCCCGCAGATCGAGGCCGCCAGGGCCGCGTGGGACGGGGAGAAGGCGGAGCAGGCGGGCATGCCAAGCTGA
- a CDS encoding DUF397 domain-containing protein, with amino-acid sequence MDHAYNGMAAAELDGVTWQKSRHSNSQGSCVEFAKLPGGDVAMRNSRFPDGPALVYTPAEIEALLLGVKDGEFDHLIS; translated from the coding sequence GTGGACCACGCGTACAACGGGATGGCAGCTGCAGAGCTTGACGGGGTGACCTGGCAGAAGAGCAGACACAGCAACTCGCAAGGTTCCTGTGTGGAGTTCGCGAAACTGCCCGGAGGCGACGTTGCCATGCGCAACTCGCGGTTTCCGGACGGACCGGCACTCGTGTACACGCCGGCCGAGATAGAAGCGCTGCTGCTGGGTGTCAAGGACGGCGAGTTCGACCACCTGATCAGCTGA
- a CDS encoding NAD(P)H-binding protein translates to MLLITGASGGLGSLVAQRLADRPDVRIGTRRPTGPSQVRVDFDVPSTLDFRGVDTLLLISAGYGEDDEVIGRHEAVVAAAERDGVRHVVYTSLTKDGDHLPYALAHRWTDRRLADSPSLARTVLRNGLYAELLAALAAPGPDGRITAPLGRGRLAAVAREDLAEVAVRVALDPAAHAGRTYELVGDQPLSGADLAAATDSVYAPATLAEARAALSAPGPAPFQPPMLVGTYSAIAAGFLATPDQGTLRSLLGRAPRPALETYTSSLPTRASRIQPDRDESGPSGV, encoded by the coding sequence ATGCTCTTGATCACCGGCGCTTCGGGCGGCCTCGGCTCCCTGGTCGCACAGCGGCTGGCGGACCGTCCGGACGTCCGCATCGGCACCCGCCGCCCCACCGGCCCCTCCCAGGTCCGCGTCGACTTCGATGTCCCGTCGACCCTGGACTTCCGCGGCGTGGACACCCTCCTCCTCATCTCGGCGGGCTACGGGGAGGACGACGAGGTGATCGGCCGTCACGAGGCGGTCGTCGCCGCGGCCGAACGGGACGGGGTCCGCCACGTCGTCTACACGAGCCTCACGAAGGACGGCGACCACCTTCCGTACGCACTGGCCCACCGCTGGACCGACCGCCGCCTCGCCGACTCCCCCTCCCTCGCCCGGACCGTCCTGCGCAACGGCCTGTACGCGGAGCTCCTGGCCGCCCTGGCCGCGCCCGGCCCCGACGGGCGGATCACCGCCCCGCTGGGCCGGGGCCGGCTGGCCGCGGTGGCCCGCGAGGACCTGGCGGAGGTGGCGGTACGGGTCGCCCTCGACCCCGCCGCACACGCGGGCCGGACGTACGAGCTCGTGGGTGACCAGCCCCTGTCGGGCGCCGACCTGGCCGCCGCGACGGACTCCGTCTACGCCCCGGCCACCCTCGCCGAGGCCCGCGCGGCCCTCTCCGCCCCTGGACCGGCCCCCTTCCAGCCCCCGATGCTGGTCGGTACCTACTCCGCCATCGCCGCCGGTTTCCTGGCCACCCCGGACCAGGGCACCCTCCGCTCCCTCCTGGGCCGCGCCCCGCGCCCGGCCCTGGAGACCTACACAAGCTCCCTCCCGACCCGGGCATCGCGCATCCAGCCGGACCGGGATGAATCCGGCCCGTCCGGCGTTTGA
- a CDS encoding DUF2786 domain-containing protein encodes MRDIVDRACEAALYNQDDAGLDAGASVLVAEGDRWGAVGQALLARGEQYVRQAWERGWRPADVLRLVRRDLEQAHLRIAEDLIAAEARRYARLPERWTEAEVWWGDDPHYGERLAQRERTDRFSLAGAVLEVFRLLIRLPSIEPVGPLPGDPADVLEHAHIEPRMLGRIRALLAKAEATTFPEEAEALSAKAQELMARHTVDAALLAVKSGTAQIPGACRIGVEAPYEEAKAVLLDAVASANRCRSVWNSAYEFSTVVGFESDLEAVELLHTSLLVQGTAAMTRAEAGQRAGGRKRTKTFRQSFLLAYASRLGQRLAETAEHTVADSVAEAPDNLPALVARDVAVTSRAEEMFPRTTTTRLRGATDLAGWEDGTAAADRAHMADARRASLRG; translated from the coding sequence GTGAGAGACATCGTCGACCGGGCCTGCGAGGCCGCGCTGTACAACCAGGACGACGCCGGGCTGGACGCCGGGGCGTCGGTGCTCGTCGCCGAGGGGGACCGGTGGGGCGCGGTCGGGCAGGCGCTGCTCGCGCGCGGGGAGCAGTACGTCCGCCAGGCCTGGGAGCGCGGGTGGCGGCCCGCCGACGTGCTGCGGCTCGTACGCCGGGACCTGGAGCAGGCGCACCTGCGGATCGCCGAGGACCTGATCGCCGCCGAGGCCCGGCGGTACGCGCGGCTGCCCGAGCGGTGGACCGAGGCCGAGGTGTGGTGGGGGGACGACCCCCACTACGGAGAGCGGCTGGCCCAGCGGGAGCGCACCGACCGCTTCAGCCTGGCCGGGGCCGTCCTGGAGGTGTTCCGGCTGCTGATCCGGCTGCCGTCCATCGAGCCGGTCGGGCCGCTGCCGGGAGACCCCGCCGACGTACTCGAACACGCGCACATCGAGCCCCGCATGCTCGGCCGGATCAGGGCCCTGCTCGCGAAGGCCGAGGCGACCACCTTCCCGGAGGAGGCGGAGGCGCTCAGCGCCAAGGCGCAGGAGCTCATGGCCCGGCACACCGTGGACGCCGCCCTGCTCGCGGTGAAGTCCGGCACGGCGCAGATACCCGGCGCCTGCCGGATCGGCGTCGAGGCCCCGTACGAGGAGGCCAAGGCGGTGCTGCTCGACGCGGTGGCGAGCGCGAACCGGTGCCGGTCCGTGTGGAACAGCGCCTACGAGTTCTCCACCGTCGTCGGCTTCGAGAGCGACCTGGAGGCGGTCGAGCTGCTCCACACCTCGCTCCTCGTGCAGGGCACCGCCGCGATGACCCGCGCGGAGGCCGGGCAGCGGGCGGGCGGACGCAAGCGCACCAAGACCTTCCGGCAGTCCTTCCTCCTGGCCTACGCGAGCAGGCTGGGCCAGCGTCTGGCGGAGACGGCGGAGCACACGGTGGCCGACAGCGTGGCCGAGGCTCCCGACAACCTCCCGGCGCTCGTCGCCCGGGACGTGGCCGTCACCTCGCGGGCCGAGGAGATGTTCCCCCGGACCACCACGACCCGGCTGCGCGGAGCGACCGACCTCGCGGGCTGGGAAGACGGCACGGCGGCGGCGGACCGCGCCCACATGGCGGACGCCCGCCGAGCCTCCCTGCGGGGCTGA
- a CDS encoding helix-turn-helix domain-containing protein — translation MTAEASGSVVRRILLGSQLRRLRESRGITREAAGYSIRASESKISRLELGRVSFKARDVEDLLTLYGVTDGAERESLLGLVREANVAGWWHSYGDVLPGWFQTYVGLEGAASLIRIYEVQFVHGLLQTEAYAQAVVSRGMPGAGRAEIDRRVALRLERQKVLVSENAPVFHAVLDEAALRRPYGDRDVMRGQLEHLIEISQRPNVHLQVMPFSFGGHAGESGAFTLLRFPESDLQDVVYLEQLTSALYLDKDEEVRQYERAMLRLQSDCPDPDKTRDLLRGLLQLS, via the coding sequence GTGACCGCAGAAGCCAGTGGTTCTGTGGTGCGCCGCATCCTCCTGGGCTCCCAGCTCAGGCGACTCCGAGAATCCCGCGGCATCACCCGTGAGGCGGCCGGTTACTCGATCCGCGCATCCGAATCGAAGATCAGCCGCTTGGAGTTGGGAAGGGTGAGCTTCAAGGCCAGAGACGTAGAGGACCTCCTCACGCTCTACGGAGTCACGGACGGCGCGGAGCGGGAGTCCCTCCTGGGGCTGGTCCGCGAGGCCAACGTGGCCGGCTGGTGGCACAGCTACGGCGATGTCCTGCCGGGCTGGTTCCAGACGTACGTGGGTCTGGAAGGCGCCGCCTCCCTCATCCGCATCTACGAAGTCCAGTTCGTGCACGGTCTGTTGCAGACCGAGGCCTACGCCCAGGCCGTGGTCAGCCGCGGCATGCCCGGCGCCGGCCGCGCCGAGATCGACCGCCGGGTCGCGCTGCGCCTGGAGCGCCAGAAGGTACTGGTCTCCGAGAACGCCCCCGTCTTCCACGCCGTCCTCGACGAGGCCGCGCTGCGCCGCCCGTACGGCGACCGGGACGTGATGCGCGGTCAGCTGGAGCACCTCATCGAGATCTCGCAGCGGCCGAACGTGCACCTCCAGGTCATGCCCTTCTCCTTCGGCGGTCACGCCGGCGAGAGCGGCGCCTTCACCCTGCTGCGCTTCCCCGAGTCCGACCTCCAGGACGTCGTCTATCTGGAACAGCTCACCAGCGCCCTCTACCTCGACAAAGACGAGGAAGTGAGGCAGTACGAGCGGGCGATGCTGCGCCTCCAGAGCGACTGCCCGGACCCCGACAAGACCCGGGATCTCCTGCGTGGTCTGCTCCAACTGTCTTGA
- a CDS encoding aldehyde dehydrogenase family protein — MSIFEDLAHQYIDGEWLAGTGSWDIIDVNPYNGEKLAAITVATVEQVDQAYRAAERAQKDWAATSPYTRRAVLERALRITEEREKEIVEAMIDELGGTRPKAEYEVHLAKEFIREAMQLAVRPEGRILPSPVEGKENRVQRLPVGVVAVISPFNFPFLVTLKSVAPALALGNAVVIKPNQNAPVVGGGVIAKIFEEAGLPAGLLNVLVTDIAEIGDALLTHPVPKVISFAGSDRVGRHVGAVAARHFKRTVLELSGNSALVVLDDADLDYAVDAAVFSRFVYQGQVCMAANRILVDASVAEEFTEKFTTRVRALVTGDPHDADTHIGPLINSFQADALTALVDRAVDSGAQALVRGSTRGNLVEPTVLAGLPEDSPLLGQEIFGPVALLVVFDGEDEAVRLTNATPYGLSGAVHTRDVERGVRFAQRIETGMIHVNDSTIGDEPLAAFGGEKASGMGRLNGEATIEAFTTQKWISVQHGRTQFPF, encoded by the coding sequence ATGTCCATATTCGAGGACCTGGCTCACCAGTACATCGACGGCGAATGGCTGGCCGGAACCGGGTCGTGGGACATCATCGACGTCAATCCGTACAACGGGGAGAAGCTCGCGGCCATCACCGTGGCCACCGTCGAGCAGGTCGACCAGGCCTACCGGGCGGCCGAGCGGGCCCAGAAGGACTGGGCCGCCACCAGCCCCTACACCAGACGAGCCGTCCTGGAACGCGCCCTGCGGATCACCGAGGAGCGCGAGAAGGAGATCGTCGAGGCGATGATCGACGAGCTCGGCGGGACCCGCCCCAAGGCGGAGTACGAGGTCCACCTCGCCAAGGAGTTCATCCGCGAGGCCATGCAGCTGGCCGTCCGCCCCGAGGGCCGCATCCTGCCCTCGCCGGTCGAGGGCAAGGAGAACCGGGTCCAGCGCCTGCCCGTCGGGGTCGTCGCCGTGATCAGCCCCTTCAACTTCCCCTTCCTGGTCACCCTGAAGTCGGTCGCCCCGGCCCTGGCGCTGGGCAACGCCGTGGTCATCAAGCCGAACCAGAACGCGCCCGTCGTCGGCGGCGGGGTCATCGCCAAGATCTTCGAGGAGGCGGGCCTCCCGGCCGGCCTGCTCAACGTCCTGGTCACCGACATAGCCGAAATAGGCGACGCCCTCCTGACCCACCCCGTCCCCAAGGTCATCTCCTTCGCCGGCTCCGACCGGGTCGGCCGGCACGTCGGCGCGGTCGCCGCCCGCCACTTCAAGCGGACCGTCCTGGAACTGAGCGGCAACAGCGCGCTGGTCGTCCTCGACGACGCCGACCTCGACTACGCGGTGGACGCGGCCGTCTTCAGCCGCTTCGTCTACCAGGGCCAGGTCTGCATGGCCGCCAACCGGATCCTGGTCGACGCCTCCGTGGCCGAGGAGTTCACGGAGAAGTTCACCACCCGCGTGCGCGCCCTGGTCACCGGCGACCCGCACGACGCCGACACCCACATCGGCCCCCTGATCAACTCCTTCCAGGCCGACGCCCTCACCGCGCTCGTCGACCGCGCCGTCGACTCCGGCGCGCAGGCGCTCGTACGGGGCTCTACGCGCGGCAACCTGGTCGAGCCGACCGTGCTCGCCGGGCTCCCGGAAGACTCCCCGCTGCTCGGCCAGGAGATCTTCGGCCCCGTCGCCCTCCTCGTCGTCTTCGACGGCGAGGACGAGGCGGTCCGCCTCACCAACGCGACCCCGTACGGACTCAGCGGCGCCGTCCACACCCGGGACGTGGAGCGCGGGGTCCGCTTCGCGCAGCGCATCGAGACCGGCATGATCCACGTCAACGACTCCACCATCGGCGACGAGCCGCTCGCGGCGTTCGGCGGGGAGAAGGCCTCAGGCATGGGCCGCCTCAACGGCGAGGCCACCATCGAGGCCTTCACCACCCAGAAATGGATCTCGGTCCAGCACGGCCGGACGCAGTTCCCGTTCTAG
- a CDS encoding ATP-binding protein: MLEPLRQGLPPVDPTAVSGSASCALPARFEAVRGARTFTRSTLAQWGLDDRFDDVALVVSELVTNALRHALPDDSRPAAGESVPPVRLHLMRWSTRLVCAVRDPSEDRPGGSFAPEATERNCDLESGRGLFLVDSYSDSWGWHPLAGRLTGKVVWALFTLQD; this comes from the coding sequence ATGCTCGAGCCGTTACGGCAGGGGCTTCCCCCGGTCGACCCCACGGCTGTCTCCGGGTCCGCGTCCTGCGCCCTGCCCGCCCGCTTCGAAGCGGTGCGCGGTGCACGCACCTTCACGCGTTCCACCCTTGCCCAGTGGGGCCTCGACGACCGGTTCGACGACGTGGCACTGGTCGTCTCCGAACTCGTCACCAACGCGCTGCGCCATGCCCTCCCGGACGACTCCCGGCCGGCCGCGGGCGAGAGCGTGCCGCCGGTGCGCCTGCACCTGATGCGGTGGAGCACCCGGCTCGTGTGCGCGGTGCGGGACCCCAGCGAGGACCGGCCCGGCGGGAGCTTCGCGCCGGAGGCGACGGAGCGCAACTGCGACCTGGAGTCGGGGCGCGGGCTCTTCCTCGTCGACTCCTACAGCGACAGCTGGGGCTGGCATCCGCTCGCGGGGCGGCTGACCGGCAAGGTGGTCTGGGCGCTGTTCACGCTCCAGGACTGA
- a CDS encoding FUSC family protein, whose product MSWVRALKDTARSGLRVERTRLQPLVALRAAVGLAIVIGAGLAFLGPGSAASSAFGAYMAAVATFQKSWRPRPVLALAAGLTLAVSTFIGYLVGSSHTLAFVLLLAVWSFAAGLMWAAGPTAGIIASGNVAIMLVTVTLPTSVPQAAGHAAMIAAGGVVQALLIVLFPIRRWGAQRDALADALAAEADYARRLRQDPVASFDPQPLMRARDAATVTVRQARRRPAELHGARGLAERIRPVLALLADPAVGAPAEGPARDRARELLAAAGSVLDAAASAIRRGEAVRLPGPALAVLKDPGTADLLQGPALRAARRLAALLDDVLDTAEPGSGRTADPGEAMLRPTLPALAPMVLAAVRAELRPGSPILRHAVRVTAVACAGYGIGHVLPFGHAYWAPMASVMVMRPDFTQTYTRAVARFGGTLVGVALATAVVQLAHPGMYVSGLLAVVSAGLMYTFMRTGYAVAMVFVSAYVVFLLGMGGLRWDQTVPDRVALTLVGGVLAMISYAVYPAWETPRLRTRLADWVAANGRYAAAVLGQYADPAGARREDVRGALLEVRDARVAWQEAVDRASGEPVRHRGISRAAAEDAGRALAAMGRHAMLLEAHFPDRSRPPVPGAAELARALRAGTEAGAKAVRERRVPDWEGVRAALADGGTPDPGVLRGAARQLLDSLEEVSDALRTPPRTPPRTPSRPESGEGRHP is encoded by the coding sequence ATGAGCTGGGTCCGGGCGCTGAAGGACACCGCCCGGTCCGGACTGCGGGTCGAGCGGACCCGGCTGCAACCCCTCGTCGCGCTGCGCGCCGCCGTCGGCCTGGCCATCGTCATCGGCGCGGGCCTCGCCTTCCTGGGGCCCGGCTCCGCCGCCAGTTCCGCCTTCGGCGCGTACATGGCGGCCGTGGCCACGTTCCAGAAGAGCTGGCGGCCCCGGCCCGTGCTCGCGCTCGCCGCCGGGCTGACCCTGGCCGTGTCCACCTTCATCGGGTACCTCGTCGGGTCCTCGCACACCCTGGCCTTCGTGCTGCTGCTCGCCGTCTGGAGCTTCGCCGCGGGCCTGATGTGGGCGGCCGGTCCCACCGCCGGGATCATCGCCTCCGGCAACGTCGCGATCATGCTGGTCACGGTCACCCTGCCCACCTCCGTGCCGCAGGCCGCCGGGCACGCCGCGATGATCGCCGCCGGCGGGGTGGTGCAGGCCCTGCTGATCGTCCTCTTCCCCATCCGGCGGTGGGGTGCCCAGCGCGACGCGCTCGCCGACGCCCTCGCCGCCGAGGCCGACTACGCGCGCCGTCTGCGCCAGGACCCGGTCGCCTCCTTCGACCCGCAGCCGCTGATGCGGGCGCGCGACGCCGCGACGGTGACGGTGCGCCAGGCCCGCCGCCGCCCCGCCGAGCTGCACGGCGCGCGGGGGCTCGCGGAGCGGATCCGGCCGGTGCTGGCCCTGCTGGCCGACCCGGCCGTCGGGGCCCCGGCCGAGGGGCCGGCGCGGGACCGGGCGCGGGAACTGCTCGCCGCGGCCGGGTCGGTGCTGGACGCCGCCGCGTCGGCGATCCGGCGCGGCGAGGCCGTACGGCTGCCCGGGCCGGCCCTCGCGGTGCTCAAGGACCCCGGCACCGCCGACCTGCTCCAGGGCCCCGCGCTGCGCGCGGCGCGCAGGCTGGCCGCCCTGCTGGACGACGTACTCGACACCGCCGAGCCGGGCTCCGGGCGCACCGCCGATCCCGGGGAGGCGATGCTGCGGCCCACCCTGCCGGCGCTCGCGCCGATGGTGCTGGCCGCCGTACGGGCCGAGCTGCGCCCGGGGTCGCCGATCCTGCGGCACGCCGTGCGGGTCACCGCCGTGGCCTGCGCGGGCTACGGCATCGGCCACGTGCTGCCCTTCGGCCACGCCTACTGGGCCCCGATGGCCTCCGTCATGGTCATGCGGCCCGATTTCACACAGACCTACACCCGCGCCGTCGCCCGCTTCGGCGGCACCCTGGTCGGGGTCGCCCTCGCGACCGCCGTGGTCCAGCTCGCGCACCCGGGGATGTACGTGTCCGGGCTGCTCGCCGTCGTCAGCGCGGGCCTGATGTACACCTTCATGCGCACCGGGTACGCCGTCGCGATGGTCTTCGTCTCCGCCTACGTGGTCTTCCTGCTCGGCATGGGCGGCCTGCGCTGGGACCAGACCGTGCCGGACCGCGTCGCCCTCACCCTGGTCGGCGGGGTCCTCGCGATGATCTCCTACGCCGTCTACCCGGCCTGGGAGACCCCGCGACTGCGGACCCGGCTGGCGGACTGGGTGGCGGCGAACGGGCGGTACGCGGCAGCCGTGCTCGGGCAGTACGCCGACCCGGCCGGAGCCCGGCGGGAGGACGTACGGGGCGCCCTGCTGGAGGTGCGCGACGCCCGGGTCGCCTGGCAGGAGGCGGTGGACCGGGCCTCGGGCGAGCCGGTGCGCCACCGCGGGATCTCCCGGGCGGCCGCCGAGGACGCGGGCCGGGCCCTGGCCGCGATGGGCCGCCACGCGATGCTGCTGGAGGCGCACTTCCCGGACCGGTCCCGGCCCCCGGTCCCGGGCGCGGCCGAGCTGGCCCGGGCGCTGCGCGCGGGGACGGAGGCGGGTGCGAAGGCGGTACGGGAGCGCCGGGTGCCCGACTGGGAGGGGGTCCGCGCGGCCCTGGCCGACGGGGGCACCCCCGACCCGGGCGTGCTGCGCGGGGCGGCGCGGCAGCTGCTGGACTCCCTCGAGGAGGTCTCCGACGCCCTGCGGACCCCACCCCGGACCCCACCCAGGACCCCGTCCCGCCCCGAGTCCGGGGAAGGTCGTCACCCTTAG
- a CDS encoding bifunctional 3'-5' exonuclease/DNA polymerase, whose protein sequence is MSEHTPRWALAEDGDGRWHAAPLDGPAGGTRVTVTDPAEAIRAAPAGTRWVWRSTQAVYPRLLAAGARVDRCHDIEDAELLLLAHEGRLGEPRSAAAAWARLTNAPVPPDPPQRAAEPGSQHSLFDPQPAPVPLDALVAVHADQAKRLEATAHPDRMRLLVASESAAFLVAAEMNRAGLPWRADVHRALLTELLGERYAGRGQPRRLAELADEVSAAFGRRVRPELAADVIKAFAEAGIKLKSTRRWEIQELDHPAVEPLIAFKKLYRIYTAHGWSWLADWVHDGRFRPEFIPGGTHTGRWVTNGGGALQIPKVIRRAVVADPGWRLVVADADQMEPRVLAAISRDPAFMEVAGRPEDLYTSISRQGFSGDRDMAKIAVLGAVYGQTSGDGLKNLAALRRRFPRAVAYVDDAAKAGEEGRLVRTWLGRTCPPAADPEEAEEAPDGWVPSYASTDARARGRFTRNFVVQGSAADWALLLLAALRRSLAEAGMRAELVFFQHDEVIVHCPEEEARAVAAAIREAGELAGRITFGETPVRFPFTTAVVECYADAK, encoded by the coding sequence ATGAGCGAGCACACCCCTCGGTGGGCCCTGGCCGAGGACGGCGACGGCCGCTGGCACGCCGCCCCCCTCGACGGGCCCGCGGGCGGCACCCGTGTCACGGTCACCGACCCCGCCGAGGCGATCCGCGCCGCCCCCGCCGGCACCCGCTGGGTCTGGCGCTCCACGCAGGCCGTCTACCCCCGGCTCCTCGCCGCCGGCGCCCGCGTGGACCGCTGCCACGACATCGAGGACGCCGAGCTGCTCCTGCTCGCCCACGAGGGCCGCCTGGGCGAACCCCGCTCGGCGGCCGCCGCCTGGGCCCGTCTGACGAACGCCCCCGTACCGCCCGATCCCCCGCAGCGCGCGGCGGAGCCCGGCAGCCAGCACTCCCTCTTCGACCCGCAGCCCGCTCCCGTACCGCTCGACGCCCTCGTCGCCGTCCACGCCGACCAGGCGAAACGGCTCGAGGCCACCGCGCACCCCGACCGGATGCGGCTGCTCGTGGCCTCCGAGTCGGCGGCCTTCCTCGTGGCCGCCGAGATGAACCGCGCGGGCCTGCCCTGGCGGGCCGACGTCCACCGGGCCCTGCTCACCGAGCTGCTCGGCGAGCGGTACGCGGGCCGCGGCCAGCCCCGCCGGCTCGCCGAGCTGGCCGACGAGGTCTCGGCCGCGTTCGGGCGGCGCGTACGGCCCGAGCTGGCCGCCGACGTCATCAAGGCCTTCGCGGAGGCCGGGATCAAGCTCAAGTCCACCCGCCGCTGGGAGATCCAGGAGCTGGACCACCCCGCCGTGGAGCCCCTCATCGCCTTCAAGAAGCTGTACCGCATCTACACCGCCCACGGCTGGTCCTGGCTCGCGGACTGGGTCCACGACGGCCGCTTCCGCCCCGAGTTCATCCCCGGCGGCACCCACACCGGCCGCTGGGTCACCAACGGCGGCGGCGCCCTGCAGATCCCCAAGGTCATCCGCCGGGCGGTCGTCGCCGATCCCGGCTGGCGGCTCGTGGTGGCCGACGCCGACCAGATGGAGCCCCGGGTGCTCGCCGCGATCTCCCGCGACCCCGCCTTCATGGAAGTGGCCGGCCGCCCCGAGGACCTCTACACCTCCATCTCCCGCCAGGGCTTCTCCGGCGACCGCGACATGGCGAAGATCGCCGTCCTCGGCGCGGTCTACGGGCAGACGTCCGGGGACGGCCTGAAGAACCTGGCCGCGCTGCGCCGCCGCTTCCCCCGGGCCGTGGCCTACGTGGACGACGCCGCGAAGGCGGGCGAGGAGGGGCGGCTCGTACGCACCTGGCTGGGCCGGACCTGCCCGCCTGCGGCCGATCCGGAGGAGGCCGAGGAGGCCCCCGACGGCTGGGTCCCGAGCTACGCCTCCACCGACGCCCGGGCGCGCGGCCGGTTCACCCGCAACTTCGTCGTGCAGGGCAGCGCCGCGGACTGGGCGCTGCTCCTGCTCGCCGCCCTGCGCCGGTCCCTCGCGGAGGCGGGGATGCGGGCCGAGCTGGTCTTCTTCCAGCACGACGAGGTCATCGTCCACTGCCCCGAGGAGGAGGCGAGGGCCGTGGCCGCGGCGATCCGCGAGGCGGGCGAGCTGGCCGGCCGCATCACCTTCGGCGAGACCCCGGTCCGCTTCCCCTTCACCACCGCCGTCGTGGAGTGCTACGCCGACG